A part of Melittangium boletus DSM 14713 genomic DNA contains:
- a CDS encoding TspO/MBR family protein, translating into MLDRHELNSPSLTMLRNPSLRTESLAALGTFSTLAAGAAVWGARVTSSRQPWYRRLRKPPFQPPSWVFAPVWTALYGLMSVSAWRVWNRPAGPRRSWALALWGVQMGFNALWSPLFFGAHRPRTALVDIAALGVSLAAYTGVARKVDRGAAWMMVPYLAWVGFASALNEEIVRRNPRRMPSLGRG; encoded by the coding sequence ATGCTGGATCGCCATGAACTGAACAGCCCGTCCCTGACGATGCTGCGCAACCCATCCCTGAGGACGGAATCGCTCGCCGCGTTGGGCACCTTCAGCACGCTCGCCGCGGGTGCGGCGGTATGGGGGGCACGCGTCACCAGCAGCCGCCAGCCGTGGTACCGGCGTCTGCGCAAGCCGCCCTTCCAACCGCCGTCGTGGGTGTTCGCGCCCGTGTGGACAGCGCTCTACGGCCTCATGTCCGTGTCGGCGTGGCGGGTGTGGAACCGGCCCGCCGGGCCCAGACGTTCGTGGGCGCTCGCGTTGTGGGGCGTGCAGATGGGCTTCAACGCCCTCTGGTCACCGCTCTTCTTCGGCGCGCATCGTCCGCGCACTGCGCTCGTGGACATCGCGGCGCTGGGCGTGAGCCTGGCCGCCTATACCGGCGTGGCACGCAAGGTGGACCGGGGCGCCGCGTGGATGATGGTTCCGTATCTCGCGTGGGTGGGGTTCGCCAGCGCGCTCAACGAGGAGATCGTCCGCCGCAACCCTCGCCGCATGCCCTCCCTGGGCCGCGGGTAG
- a CDS encoding kelch repeat-containing protein: protein MNQKRTTQGLRGSWLALGMALAGCGSVEAWEQANMLAAGSASSLAGTCEVRPPFTPSFSPELEWEWTGSSIMPTHNQVMMTPVVVDVNGDGTPDVVFNSFSGSNYSTNGILRAISGDDGRDLWAVTNPSYRVRGSSSIAAGDIDGDGKVEICTVPENAAGLLCFENDGAFKFRINGSGNDWGGPSFADLDGDGKVEILNGNQVFSNTGVLKWSGADTMGGLSTGPISYAANIDLDGTQEVINGRAIYRADGTLKCRNAGIPQGLSGVGNFDSDPFGEVVIVGDGKVILMDDDCKTLWTTNIPGGGVGGAPNIADFDGDGKPEIGVAGANNYVVIETNGTIKWTKPTQDLSSNRTGSSTFDFEGDGKAEVIYGDELRLRIYDGATGTVRFDVAHSSGTTYENPVIVDVDGDDNAEIVMIANNYGRSSGPTGIRVFRDKNDGWVNTRRIWNQHAYSVTNVNDDGTIPAHPAANWLSSGLNTFRSNSQGVGSTSPFAASDLMVDEGIASACDPESLAVTLTATVRNAGDAASSKGLKVAFYRGNPAEGGTLLGVATVDSVIPAKGTANVALRLTTAPGGNAKVWAVADDDGTGLGRETECREDNNAMPASLSLTCESLPSGGWTMTGNMALPRLQHTATLLDDGRVLVAGGFNVSAELYDEQTGEWTATGSTLTTHRGHTATKLPNGQVLIVGGGECPITRITAELYVPSAGRWKGARNTLQQRYHHTATLLGNGKVLVVGGDGSEYGEDALATAEVYDIASDSWTYTGSLSQARAHHTATTLPDGKVLVTGGFNASGTALATAEVYDPATGRFSFVGDMKLGRGYHTATALAGGKVLVTGGAGIDPAQSASAELYDAATGTWSFTGSMKQPRRSHTATLLPNGKVLVAGGYHQATGIQTASDVYDPATGTWSETFAMNVDRYGQTATLLPNGTVLAAGGVSNHDQSSSEFYTP from the coding sequence ATGAATCAGAAGAGGACGACCCAAGGGCTTCGCGGCTCCTGGCTGGCGCTCGGAATGGCGCTGGCGGGTTGCGGTTCGGTGGAAGCGTGGGAGCAAGCCAACATGCTGGCCGCGGGCAGCGCGAGTTCCCTGGCGGGAACCTGCGAGGTGCGGCCTCCCTTCACGCCCAGCTTCTCTCCCGAACTGGAGTGGGAGTGGACGGGCAGCAGCATCATGCCCACCCACAACCAGGTGATGATGACGCCGGTGGTGGTGGACGTGAACGGGGATGGAACCCCGGACGTCGTCTTCAACTCCTTCTCCGGGAGCAACTACTCCACCAACGGCATCCTGCGCGCCATCAGCGGTGATGACGGCAGGGATCTCTGGGCGGTGACGAACCCGAGCTACCGGGTGCGTGGCTCGTCGAGCATCGCCGCGGGCGACATCGATGGCGACGGCAAGGTGGAGATCTGCACCGTGCCGGAGAACGCCGCGGGCCTGCTGTGCTTCGAGAACGACGGCGCGTTCAAGTTCCGCATCAACGGGAGCGGAAACGACTGGGGCGGCCCCTCCTTCGCGGACCTGGACGGCGACGGCAAGGTGGAGATCCTCAACGGCAACCAGGTGTTCAGCAACACGGGCGTGCTCAAGTGGTCGGGCGCGGACACGATGGGCGGCCTGTCCACCGGCCCCATCTCCTACGCGGCGAACATCGATCTGGACGGCACGCAGGAGGTCATCAACGGCCGCGCCATCTACCGCGCCGACGGAACGCTCAAGTGCCGCAACGCGGGCATCCCGCAGGGCCTGTCGGGCGTGGGCAACTTCGACAGTGATCCCTTCGGCGAAGTCGTCATCGTGGGAGACGGCAAGGTCATCCTGATGGATGACGACTGCAAGACGCTCTGGACCACGAACATCCCGGGCGGCGGCGTCGGTGGCGCGCCGAACATCGCCGACTTCGATGGCGATGGGAAGCCGGAGATCGGCGTCGCGGGCGCCAACAACTACGTCGTCATCGAGACGAACGGCACCATCAAGTGGACCAAGCCCACGCAGGACCTCAGCTCCAACCGCACGGGCTCCTCCACCTTCGACTTCGAGGGCGATGGCAAGGCCGAGGTCATCTACGGGGATGAGCTGCGGCTGCGCATCTACGACGGCGCCACCGGCACGGTGCGCTTCGATGTGGCCCACAGCTCGGGCACCACCTACGAGAACCCGGTCATCGTGGACGTCGACGGCGACGACAACGCCGAGATCGTGATGATCGCCAACAATTACGGCCGCTCCTCGGGCCCCACGGGCATCCGCGTGTTCCGCGACAAGAACGACGGATGGGTGAACACGCGGCGCATCTGGAATCAGCACGCCTACTCCGTCACCAACGTCAACGACGACGGCACCATCCCCGCGCACCCCGCCGCCAACTGGCTGAGCTCGGGCCTCAACACCTTCCGCTCCAACAGCCAGGGCGTTGGCAGCACCAGCCCCTTCGCCGCGTCGGACCTGATGGTGGACGAGGGCATCGCCTCCGCGTGCGATCCCGAGTCGCTCGCCGTGACGCTGACGGCGACCGTGCGCAACGCGGGCGACGCCGCCTCCTCCAAGGGGCTCAAGGTCGCCTTCTACCGGGGCAATCCCGCCGAGGGCGGCACGCTGCTGGGCGTGGCCACCGTGGACAGCGTCATCCCCGCCAAGGGCACCGCGAACGTCGCGCTGCGGCTGACCACCGCGCCGGGCGGCAACGCCAAGGTGTGGGCCGTGGCCGACGATGACGGAACGGGCCTGGGCCGCGAGACGGAGTGCCGCGAGGACAACAACGCCATGCCGGCCTCGCTGAGCCTCACGTGCGAGTCGCTGCCCTCGGGCGGATGGACGATGACGGGGAACATGGCGCTGCCGAGGCTGCAGCACACGGCGACGCTGCTGGACGACGGGAGGGTGCTGGTGGCCGGAGGCTTCAACGTGTCCGCGGAGCTGTATGACGAGCAGACGGGGGAGTGGACGGCCACGGGCAGCACGCTCACCACCCACCGGGGCCACACGGCGACGAAGCTGCCCAATGGGCAGGTGCTGATTGTGGGCGGAGGCGAGTGCCCGATTACCCGCATCACCGCGGAGCTGTACGTGCCGTCGGCGGGCCGGTGGAAGGGGGCGCGCAACACGCTGCAGCAGCGCTACCACCACACGGCGACGCTGCTGGGCAACGGCAAGGTGCTCGTCGTTGGAGGAGACGGCAGCGAGTACGGAGAGGACGCGCTGGCCACGGCCGAGGTGTACGACATCGCGAGCGACAGCTGGACGTACACCGGCTCGCTGTCCCAGGCGAGGGCCCACCACACGGCCACGACGCTGCCGGACGGCAAGGTGCTGGTGACGGGAGGCTTCAATGCCTCGGGCACGGCGCTGGCCACGGCCGAGGTGTATGACCCGGCGACGGGCCGCTTCTCCTTCGTGGGGGACATGAAGCTGGGACGCGGCTACCACACGGCCACGGCGCTGGCGGGAGGCAAGGTGCTGGTGACGGGCGGGGCGGGAATCGACCCGGCCCAGAGCGCGTCGGCGGAGCTGTATGACGCGGCGACGGGCACCTGGAGCTTCACCGGGAGCATGAAGCAGCCGCGGCGCTCGCACACGGCGACGCTGCTGCCCAACGGCAAGGTGCTGGTGGCGGGTGGCTACCACCAGGCCACGGGGATTCAGACGGCGTCGGACGTGTATGACCCGGCCACTGGCACCTGGAGCGAGACGTTCGCGATGAACGTGGACCGCTACGGCCAGACGGCCACGCTGCTGCCCAACGGCACGGTGCTCGCCGCCGGCGGTGTCAGCAACCACGACCAGTCCTCCAGCGAGTTCTACACGCCGTGA
- a CDS encoding ArsR/SmtB family transcription factor, producing the protein MTPSDRLDATFAALSDPTRRAILARLASGEASVAQLSEPFAMSQPAISKHLKVLERAGLISRGRDAQRRPCRLEARPLAEATGWMENYRQFWEGRFQRLDTLLDERKTLERTDNE; encoded by the coding sequence ATGACGCCGTCCGATCGCCTCGATGCCACCTTCGCCGCGCTTTCCGACCCCACCCGACGGGCGATCCTCGCGCGTCTCGCCTCGGGCGAGGCGTCGGTGGCGCAATTGTCGGAGCCGTTCGCGATGAGTCAGCCCGCGATCTCCAAGCACCTCAAGGTGCTGGAGCGCGCGGGCCTGATCTCACGCGGCCGGGACGCGCAACGGCGGCCCTGCCGGCTCGAGGCCAGACCGCTCGCGGAAGCCACCGGATGGATGGAGAACTACCGCCAGTTCTGGGAGGGCCGCTTCCAGCGGCTCGACACCCTCCTCGATGAGCGGAAGACCCTGGAGCGCACGGACAACGAATAG
- a CDS encoding Gfo/Idh/MocA family protein, whose protein sequence is MRHFPTALPEPEITPLRGGPALRWGVLAPGRIAGGFVWALHQHTDQRVHAVASRDLARARDFAATYGVPRAYGAYEQLVADPGVDIVYVASPHSEHKRQALLAIAAGKHVLVEKPLALNATEAREIASAARAAGVFAMEAMWSRFFPQTLLIDQLLRDGVLGDIRLVTADFGVRFDFDPEGRIFNPALGGGALLDIGVYAIWFAHFVLGAPTRVLATGGLAQTGVDGQTALVLSTDTGAQALLHTTLFADTPIEAAVSGTLARLQVDPRFMSPGGFTLRSHTSEARLRWTDPSALRGSEALAYQASAVAQHIADGLTESPLHPLDHTIAVLETIDAARRQVGYAP, encoded by the coding sequence GTGCGCCACTTTCCCACCGCCCTGCCCGAGCCCGAGATCACTCCCCTGCGAGGAGGGCCCGCGCTGCGCTGGGGAGTGCTCGCCCCCGGACGGATCGCGGGAGGCTTCGTCTGGGCGCTCCACCAGCACACCGACCAGCGCGTGCACGCCGTGGCCTCTCGCGATCTCGCTCGAGCACGAGACTTCGCGGCGACGTATGGCGTCCCACGTGCCTACGGTGCCTATGAGCAGCTCGTCGCCGATCCGGGGGTCGACATCGTCTACGTGGCGTCGCCACACAGTGAGCACAAGCGGCAGGCCCTCCTCGCCATCGCCGCGGGCAAGCACGTGCTCGTGGAGAAGCCCCTCGCGCTCAACGCCACCGAGGCGCGTGAGATCGCCAGCGCCGCGCGCGCCGCGGGGGTCTTCGCCATGGAAGCGATGTGGTCCCGCTTCTTCCCTCAAACGCTCCTCATCGACCAACTGCTGCGCGACGGCGTGCTCGGCGACATCCGTCTCGTCACGGCGGACTTCGGTGTCCGGTTCGACTTCGACCCCGAGGGCCGCATCTTCAACCCCGCGCTCGGCGGAGGCGCCCTCCTCGACATCGGCGTCTACGCCATCTGGTTCGCGCACTTCGTGCTCGGCGCGCCCACGCGGGTGCTCGCGACGGGAGGACTCGCCCAGACGGGCGTGGACGGACAGACGGCCCTCGTGCTGAGCACGGACACGGGTGCGCAGGCGCTCCTGCACACGACGCTCTTCGCGGACACGCCCATCGAGGCGGCCGTCAGCGGCACGCTCGCGCGCCTCCAGGTGGACCCCCGATTCATGAGCCCCGGCGGCTTCACGCTGCGCTCTCATACCTCGGAGGCACGGCTCCGATGGACCGACCCGTCCGCTCTGCGCGGAAGCGAGGCACTTGCCTATCAGGCCTCGGCGGTCGCCCAGCACATCGCGGACGGGCTCACCGAGTCCCCCTTGCATCCGCTCGACCACACCATCGCCGTGCTCGAGACGATCGACGCGGCGCGACGGCAGGTCGGCTACGCGCCCTGA
- a CDS encoding M50 family metallopeptidase, producing MSSRALVACLVLAAVASVFLWQTVWLYPFRLLVTLMHESGHALTAWALGAQVLSVTISPSTGGLTYHSGTGSLWKELLISSGGYVGSSVAGALLLVAAGRMRSGRLLLWALVAWMVAVAVIWVPLLAPDPGAYGNFTGSSRGDGLFTLGFIAGMGVLLGLVAWKGPVWLRRGLVVWIAALSCLLALQDIKGLFGLGLEAGGVSDASAMARLTYLPAPFWAAVWMVASLAAMALGLRSILKRQERRRLHMPVGRLSPR from the coding sequence ATGTCATCCCGTGCCCTCGTGGCGTGCCTCGTGCTCGCCGCGGTGGCCAGCGTGTTCCTATGGCAGACGGTGTGGCTCTACCCGTTCCGGCTGCTCGTCACGCTCATGCACGAGAGCGGACACGCCCTCACCGCCTGGGCCCTGGGCGCGCAGGTGCTGAGCGTCACCATCAGTCCGTCCACCGGCGGCCTCACCTATCACTCCGGCACGGGCTCGCTCTGGAAGGAGCTGCTCATCTCCTCCGGAGGCTATGTGGGCTCCTCGGTGGCGGGCGCCCTGCTGTTGGTGGCCGCCGGGCGCATGCGCAGCGGACGCCTGCTCTTGTGGGCGCTGGTGGCCTGGATGGTGGCGGTGGCCGTCATCTGGGTTCCCCTGCTCGCGCCGGATCCCGGGGCCTACGGCAACTTCACGGGCTCCTCGCGCGGGGACGGCCTCTTCACCCTCGGCTTCATCGCCGGCATGGGCGTGCTGCTGGGCCTGGTGGCGTGGAAAGGGCCGGTGTGGCTGCGGCGGGGGCTCGTCGTGTGGATCGCCGCGCTCTCGTGCCTCCTGGCGCTCCAGGACATCAAGGGCCTGTTCGGGCTTGGCCTGGAGGCGGGAGGCGTCTCCGACGCCAGCGCCATGGCCCGGCTCACCTACCTGCCCGCGCCCTTCTGGGCCGCGGTGTGGATGGTGGCCTCGCTCGCCGCCATGGCGCTGGGGCTGCGCTCCATCCTGAAGCGCCAGGAACGAAGACGGCTCCACATGCCCGTGGGCCGGCTGTCACCCCGTTAG
- a CDS encoding YecA family protein — MNVRNMPCACGSGLKTKRCCGGKLPAFLGLTPAYSRPPPPGLDAVTTEAYLRSQEVLCSPDVLQRMSDCMVVLRGMFREGGPLASLRWPWEEFVPVVERHLFRVMAEVRDVEGRHERLFQRCAPELLDSERLARMDQTFRRELMSSERSAAERSALAMVVMELLSAPRHPPFPKEGLSMVAWLMMGQVDEWVERRQRMHAAVGEALGASSGNNAVLVESPEGWEEALEGAVESDPELVALLGQYEVAILRAIIEGSTPTVLQGEEWLWMTAVLRAPLRIDPERASEVDTDRLLRMLDGQVQQDVLRRVEAAGRDSSSEPEAEQWFSWAHKVMVSRPVAFFGAFAKAREAFLRERFAGESDWVHLLQRREHWRAEDLEPYRLRLESLGASGAARCVGRLQAWLRGEVPEGGGDFKV, encoded by the coding sequence ATGAACGTGCGCAACATGCCGTGTGCCTGCGGCAGTGGATTGAAGACCAAGCGGTGTTGTGGTGGGAAACTCCCGGCTTTCCTGGGACTGACTCCCGCGTACTCGCGTCCGCCCCCTCCGGGCCTGGACGCCGTCACCACCGAGGCCTACCTGCGCTCGCAGGAGGTGCTGTGCTCGCCCGATGTCCTCCAACGCATGTCCGACTGCATGGTGGTGCTGCGCGGGATGTTCCGCGAGGGCGGGCCGCTGGCCTCGCTGCGCTGGCCCTGGGAGGAGTTCGTGCCGGTCGTCGAGCGGCATCTCTTCCGGGTCATGGCGGAGGTGCGGGACGTGGAGGGACGGCACGAGCGGCTGTTCCAACGCTGTGCGCCGGAGCTGCTCGACTCCGAGCGTCTGGCCCGCATGGACCAGACCTTCCGCCGGGAGTTGATGTCGTCCGAGCGCTCGGCCGCCGAGCGCTCCGCGCTGGCCATGGTGGTGATGGAGTTGCTGTCCGCTCCCCGTCATCCCCCCTTTCCCAAGGAGGGGTTGTCGATGGTGGCGTGGTTGATGATGGGGCAGGTGGACGAGTGGGTGGAGCGCCGCCAACGCATGCACGCGGCGGTGGGCGAGGCCCTGGGGGCGTCGTCCGGAAACAACGCCGTCCTCGTGGAGTCACCCGAGGGATGGGAAGAGGCCCTGGAGGGGGCCGTGGAGTCCGATCCAGAGCTGGTGGCCCTGTTGGGCCAGTACGAGGTGGCCATCCTCCGAGCCATCATCGAGGGAAGCACGCCCACGGTGCTCCAGGGGGAGGAGTGGTTGTGGATGACGGCGGTGCTGCGTGCCCCCCTGCGCATCGATCCCGAGCGGGCCTCGGAGGTGGATACCGACCGCCTGCTGCGCATGCTCGATGGCCAGGTTCAGCAGGACGTGCTGCGGCGGGTGGAGGCGGCCGGGAGGGATTCCTCGTCCGAGCCGGAAGCGGAGCAATGGTTTTCCTGGGCCCACAAGGTGATGGTGTCCCGTCCGGTGGCGTTCTTCGGGGCCTTCGCCAAGGCGCGGGAGGCGTTCCTGCGCGAGCGCTTCGCCGGTGAGTCGGATTGGGTGCACCTCCTGCAGCGGCGCGAGCACTGGCGGGCGGAGGACCTGGAGCCCTATCGGTTGCGCCTGGAGTCCCTGGGGGCGTCGGGGGCGGCGCGGTGCGTGGGACGGCTCCAGGCCTGGTTGCGGGGCGAGGTGCCCGAGGGGGGTGGGGACTTCAAGGTGTGA
- a CDS encoding class I SAM-dependent methyltransferase — translation MAHSNPLAADAYASQHRGDADDYASYFAGMDASMQQKVALTTAHFPTRGRVADMGSGSGRGTYDLACLYKGLELVGVDINPVSVDMAGKAWRRPNLRFVAGDIADPVFPPESLDGVLDSSVLHHVTSFNDFSLARLETCLDNQVRALRTGGVIIIRDFVIPEGPEHVWLDLPETDGSAEGDVPGLSTAALFERFARDFRCGVHRTGPVPYTRLVSPHAGHARYQLTLRAANEFILRKDYREHWDVELLEEYTYFTQARFEQAFRTRGLRILSSMPIRNPWILANRYEGRFHLSDVEGRPLPFPPTNYLIVGEKVPPGAGVELREERGEPLTTPRFLSLSTWRHASSGEVFELVERPGRTLDVLPWFRQDGQVFVLAKKGFPRPIVNACANHPNLGGAALSGYVTEPLAAITHAGEAPSKAIARILRERAGLGPERLLGMGEPVRYFTSPGGVNERVSAYLVEVAPSAEALPAPDYGPFTSAGSVRELDARQVLRACHVGGMVDARLEINIHRLLRQLGASPGPWIGAPLALTEQAVALTGAADALTPERRSMFSAHEEGAAGYLDLRLGTFSEHAADGRVLASVPREYLVPREASRNTAVALPVVRTREGYWVGLEHRELPAVQHFTGEAGLAVAPAWRLSRAFTHPSQVPALIAERLRGEFSLTVRRTWELGGSYHTTPGVTPEVVWPFAVEVEADAACESRLRWLPLDALIAGLDAVRDAHLLVVAWRLAHALGVLG, via the coding sequence ATGGCCCACTCGAATCCTCTCGCCGCCGACGCCTATGCTTCCCAGCACCGGGGCGACGCGGACGACTACGCCAGCTACTTCGCCGGCATGGACGCCTCCATGCAGCAGAAGGTGGCCCTCACCACGGCGCATTTCCCCACGCGCGGCCGGGTGGCGGACATGGGCAGCGGCTCGGGCCGTGGCACGTATGACTTGGCGTGTCTCTACAAGGGCTTGGAGTTGGTGGGCGTGGACATCAATCCGGTGTCCGTGGACATGGCCGGCAAGGCGTGGCGGCGGCCCAACCTGCGCTTCGTCGCGGGCGACATCGCCGACCCCGTCTTCCCGCCCGAGTCCCTGGATGGCGTGCTCGACTCGTCGGTGCTCCACCATGTCACCAGCTTCAATGACTTCTCGCTGGCGCGCCTGGAGACGTGTCTGGACAACCAGGTGCGCGCGCTGCGCACCGGAGGCGTCATCATCATCCGTGACTTCGTCATCCCCGAGGGGCCCGAGCACGTCTGGCTCGACCTGCCCGAGACGGACGGCTCCGCGGAGGGGGACGTGCCGGGCCTGTCCACCGCCGCGCTCTTCGAGCGCTTCGCGCGCGACTTCCGGTGCGGCGTCCATCGCACCGGGCCCGTGCCCTATACGCGGCTCGTTTCTCCCCACGCGGGCCATGCGCGCTACCAGCTCACCCTGCGCGCCGCCAATGAGTTCATCCTGCGCAAGGACTACCGCGAGCACTGGGACGTGGAACTGCTCGAGGAGTACACCTACTTCACCCAAGCCCGGTTCGAGCAGGCCTTCCGCACGCGTGGCCTGCGCATCCTCAGTTCCATGCCCATCCGCAACCCGTGGATCCTCGCCAACCGGTACGAGGGGCGCTTCCACTTGTCGGACGTGGAGGGCCGGCCGCTGCCATTTCCGCCCACCAACTACCTCATCGTGGGCGAGAAGGTCCCGCCGGGCGCGGGCGTGGAGTTGCGCGAGGAGCGGGGCGAGCCCCTCACCACGCCGCGCTTCCTGTCGCTGAGCACCTGGCGCCATGCGTCGTCCGGCGAGGTCTTCGAGTTGGTGGAGCGTCCCGGGCGCACGCTGGACGTGCTGCCCTGGTTCCGTCAGGACGGCCAGGTGTTCGTGCTGGCCAAGAAGGGTTTTCCCCGGCCCATCGTCAACGCGTGCGCGAACCATCCGAACCTCGGGGGCGCGGCGCTGTCCGGCTACGTCACCGAGCCCCTGGCCGCCATCACCCACGCGGGAGAGGCCCCCTCCAAGGCCATCGCGCGCATCCTGCGCGAGCGCGCGGGGCTCGGGCCGGAGCGGCTGCTCGGGATGGGAGAGCCGGTGCGCTACTTCACCTCTCCCGGTGGGGTGAACGAGCGCGTGTCCGCGTACCTGGTGGAAGTGGCGCCGTCCGCGGAGGCCCTTCCCGCGCCGGACTACGGCCCCTTCACGAGCGCCGGTTCGGTGCGCGAGCTGGATGCGCGCCAGGTGCTGCGCGCCTGTCACGTGGGCGGCATGGTGGATGCGCGGCTGGAGATCAACATCCACCGGCTGCTGCGCCAGCTCGGGGCCTCGCCGGGACCGTGGATTGGCGCGCCGCTCGCGCTCACGGAGCAGGCGGTGGCGCTGACGGGGGCCGCGGATGCGCTGACGCCCGAGCGCCGCTCGATGTTCTCCGCGCACGAGGAGGGGGCCGCGGGCTACCTGGACCTGCGCCTCGGGACGTTCTCCGAGCACGCCGCGGACGGGCGGGTGCTGGCGAGCGTGCCGCGCGAGTACCTGGTGCCCCGCGAGGCCAGCCGCAATACGGCGGTGGCCCTGCCGGTGGTGCGCACGCGCGAGGGCTATTGGGTGGGGTTGGAGCACCGGGAGCTGCCCGCGGTGCAGCACTTCACGGGAGAAGCGGGGCTCGCGGTGGCGCCCGCCTGGCGGCTGTCGCGTGCGTTCACCCACCCGAGTCAGGTGCCCGCCCTCATCGCCGAGCGCCTGCGCGGGGAGTTCTCCCTCACGGTGCGCCGCACGTGGGAGTTGGGCGGCTCGTACCACACGACGCCGGGAGTGACGCCCGAAGTGGTCTGGCCCTTCGCGGTGGAGGTCGAGGCCGACGCGGCCTGTGAATCGCGGCTGCGCTGGCTGCCCCTGGACGCGCTCATCGCCGGGCTGGACGCGGTGCGGGACGCGCACCTATTGGTGGTGGCCTGGAGGCTGGCTCACGCGTTGGGCGTGTTGGGCTGA
- a CDS encoding MXAN_6640 family putative metalloprotease, whose product MRRAAWLLLWGLGCGPVRPPHETPGALSWGLLQEGRPTEATAQWPRFAPEETVESLVSPGGRFRIHYSRQGPNAVADLDAVMTVARTYDAVADFYAGLGYLAPPEDTGVPGAHGGDGRFDVYLVDFAGRADGAYRLEGCLEGDTRCTGYMLQENDFAGYAYRSYEEAVDTVASHEFFHAVQAAYHPHLGSVAAEGSAVWATERFQPALDDLERFSRAYLSQTDRSLTLDPDGPAQSFGYGAGLFFQFLDERFGADVVRALWEQAAREPATSWPVLLDTVLRREWGADFDTAFTEFSQWNLSTGARARAGQGYARGGGYTGLAPAARTLPVNEPSVRVTSASARYFEVEGGSEEVSVAYLPRDGAEAPAPHLLVAAVDEHAVLRVARAEGPGPLAARVSATDATRVVVAVVDGRDEGTGRYGQLCITGTSTDDPCAREEPPEPTSGGCQTSPGTLAWPLLLLPLVWRRTKGAQPNTPNA is encoded by the coding sequence GTGAGACGGGCGGCGTGGCTGCTGCTGTGGGGCCTCGGCTGTGGCCCCGTGAGGCCGCCCCACGAGACGCCCGGAGCGCTTTCGTGGGGACTCCTCCAGGAGGGGCGGCCCACGGAGGCCACGGCGCAGTGGCCCCGCTTCGCCCCGGAGGAGACGGTGGAGTCCCTGGTGTCGCCCGGGGGGCGCTTCCGCATCCACTACTCGCGCCAGGGCCCCAACGCCGTGGCGGATCTGGACGCGGTGATGACCGTGGCGCGCACCTACGACGCGGTGGCGGACTTCTACGCGGGGCTGGGATACCTCGCGCCACCGGAGGACACCGGGGTGCCCGGAGCGCACGGGGGAGATGGGCGCTTCGACGTGTACCTGGTGGACTTCGCGGGCCGGGCGGACGGGGCCTACCGGCTGGAGGGATGCCTCGAGGGCGACACGCGCTGCACGGGCTACATGCTCCAGGAGAACGACTTCGCGGGCTACGCCTACCGCTCCTATGAAGAAGCGGTGGACACGGTGGCCAGCCATGAGTTCTTCCACGCGGTGCAGGCCGCCTATCACCCCCACCTGGGGAGCGTGGCGGCGGAGGGCTCCGCCGTCTGGGCCACCGAGCGCTTCCAACCGGCGCTGGACGACCTGGAGCGATTCTCCCGCGCCTACCTGTCCCAGACGGACCGGAGCCTGACGTTGGATCCAGACGGTCCGGCGCAATCCTTCGGCTATGGAGCCGGGCTCTTCTTCCAGTTCCTCGACGAGCGCTTCGGCGCCGACGTGGTGCGCGCGCTGTGGGAGCAGGCCGCGCGCGAGCCCGCCACGTCCTGGCCGGTGTTGCTCGACACGGTGCTGCGGCGCGAGTGGGGCGCGGACTTCGACACCGCCTTCACCGAGTTCTCCCAGTGGAATCTGTCCACGGGCGCGCGGGCCCGCGCGGGACAGGGCTATGCCCGGGGTGGGGGTTACACGGGACTGGCTCCGGCGGCGCGGACCCTGCCCGTGAACGAGCCCTCCGTGCGGGTGACGTCCGCTTCGGCCCGCTACTTCGAGGTGGAAGGGGGAAGCGAGGAGGTGTCGGTGGCCTATCTTCCCCGGGACGGAGCGGAGGCCCCGGCGCCGCACCTGCTGGTGGCGGCGGTGGACGAGCACGCGGTGCTCCGGGTGGCGCGCGCGGAGGGACCGGGGCCGCTGGCCGCGCGAGTCTCCGCCACGGACGCCACGCGCGTGGTGGTGGCGGTGGTGGACGGGCGCGACGAGGGCACGGGCCGGTATGGACAGCTGTGCATCACCGGCACCTCCACCGACGACCCCTGTGCACGGGAGGAACCCCCCGAGCCCACCTCCGGAGGCTGTCAGACCTCACCGGGGACACTGGCCTGGCCCCTTCTCCTGCTGCCGCTCGTCTGGCGGCGCACGAAGGGCGCTCAGCCCAACACGCCCAACGCGTGA